The window GCTGTTGCTGCTAGTAGAGCCGTGATACATGTACCGATGTTTGCACCTAGAGTGAATGGGTAGATGTCACGTACTTTTAGAACACCAGAGCCTACTAGTGGAACCATTAGACTTGTTGTCGTAGAAGAAGACTGAACAAGAACAGTAACTACAGAGCCCGATACGATACCGTGGATAGGACCACGACCGATTGCGTTCTTAAGGATGTCACGTGCACGACCAACCATTAGGCTCTTCATTAGCTTACCCATAACCGTGATAGCTACGAAGATAGTACCGATACCTAGAGCGATTAGCGCTACGCCACCCATAGTGTCGCCAAATGTTGCTAGTGGCTCTTTGATTGCACTTACTACTGGTTTAGTGATTGGTTTGATGAAATCAAAGCCTTTCATGCTCATATCACCTGTATTTAGCAATGGCGATACCAACCAGTGAGAGATTTTCTCTAGGATGCCGAACATCATTTCCAATGGTAGGAAGATCAGTACTGCAAGTAGGTTAAAGAAGTCGTGGATTGTTGCGCTTGCGAATGCACGTTTGAATTCGTCTTTACAACGAACGTGACCAAGCGAAACAAGTGTATTTGTTACGGTTGTACCGATGTTAGCACCCATTACCATAGGGATAGCGGTTTCTACAGGTAGACCACCTGCAACCAAGCCCACAATAATAGAAGTTACGGTACTGGAAGACTGGATCAGTGCCGTAGCTACCAAACCGATCATTAGACCAGCGACTGGGTGAGACGCAAATTCAAAGAGTACTTTAGCTTGATCGCCAGTTGCCCATTTGAAGCCGCTACCAACCATAGATACTGCTAGAAGAAGCAGATACAACATGAATGCCAAGTTAGCCCAGCGTAACCAGCGAGTCGTGCTCGAGATTGGTGCTGCTGTAGAAGTAGCTTGGTTCATCATAATTTTCTCCGTGGACCTTTCAGTTCGTTTATTTGGTCTGTTGTTGAAACTGAGGGCGATGTTAGAGATGAAATATTTCAGTAATATGACAGTTCAGTTTCTATGGAGAATTTTTATTATTCTTTTTGATAGTTATCTGTGAAGAAAAATTCACATGAAATTAAATTATTGATTTTATACGATTTAATTTCACTTTTGTTTTGTTGATAAGTTTTAAGAGCAGATTAAAAAAGTGCGTTTTGCTTCAAGTTTTATGACAGTATGAATATGATATTTTCGGTAAAACTATTGTTTTCTTATGTTTGTGTAGGTTTTGTCGAGGTTATTGTTT is drawn from Vibrio campbellii CAIM 519 = NBRC 15631 = ATCC 25920 and contains these coding sequences:
- a CDS encoding Na/Pi symporter, whose product is MNQATSTAAPISSTTRWLRWANLAFMLYLLLLAVSMVGSGFKWATGDQAKVLFEFASHPVAGLMIGLVATALIQSSSTVTSIIVGLVAGGLPVETAIPMVMGANIGTTVTNTLVSLGHVRCKDEFKRAFASATIHDFFNLLAVLIFLPLEMMFGILEKISHWLVSPLLNTGDMSMKGFDFIKPITKPVVSAIKEPLATFGDTMGGVALIALGIGTIFVAITVMGKLMKSLMVGRARDILKNAIGRGPIHGIVSGSVVTVLVQSSSTTTSLMVPLVGSGVLKVRDIYPFTLGANIGTCITALLAATAVSGEFAVFALQIALVHLTFNILATLFIFGIPFLREIPVKCAEVISELAIKNKAVVAGYLLAVFIVLPGSILALTA